The following coding sequences are from one Mycoplasma mycoides subsp. capri window:
- the arcC gene encoding carbamate kinase has product MSKIVIAIGGNALGNSPTEQLEIVKKTAKSLVDFIVQGNDIVIVHGNGPQVGMINNAFDIANKNEVKSPILDFPECGSMSQGYIGYHLQQAIDNELKLRNINKPTVSLITQTLVDKNDAAFLKPTKPIGSFMNESEAKKLAEQNNWNISEDAGRGCRRVIASPKPIDIIEKDAILQLVNNSFIVIAGGGGGIPVYLKDDKLVGIAAVIDKDFAAAKIAEIIGAESLIILTAIDKVMINYKKENQQALDQITLAQAQEYIDQNQFAPGSMLPKVQAVMSFVKKTNGKPAYIGSLEQADKVLQNLNGTKFIK; this is encoded by the coding sequence ATGTCAAAAATCGTAATTGCAATTGGTGGAAATGCTTTAGGTAATTCACCAACTGAGCAATTAGAAATTGTTAAAAAAACAGCAAAATCTTTAGTAGATTTTATTGTTCAAGGTAATGATATTGTAATTGTTCATGGTAATGGTCCTCAAGTTGGAATGATTAATAATGCTTTTGATATTGCAAATAAAAATGAAGTTAAATCTCCTATTTTAGACTTTCCTGAATGTGGGTCTATGAGTCAAGGATATATTGGATATCATCTACAACAAGCAATAGATAATGAATTAAAACTAAGAAATATTAATAAGCCAACAGTTAGTTTAATTACTCAAACTTTAGTTGATAAAAATGATGCAGCATTTTTAAAACCAACTAAACCAATTGGATCATTTATGAATGAAAGTGAAGCAAAAAAACTAGCTGAACAAAATAACTGAAATATTTCTGAAGATGCAGGACGTGGTTGTAGAAGAGTCATTGCTTCACCAAAACCAATTGATATTATTGAAAAAGATGCAATATTACAATTAGTTAATAATTCATTTATTGTGATTGCTGGAGGTGGTGGTGGAATTCCTGTTTATTTAAAAGATGATAAACTAGTAGGAATTGCTGCTGTTATTGATAAAGATTTTGCAGCAGCTAAAATTGCTGAAATAATTGGTGCAGAAAGCTTAATTATTTTAACTGCAATTGATAAAGTAATGATTAACTATAAAAAAGAAAATCAACAAGCTTTAGATCAAATAACTTTAGCTCAAGCTCAAGAATATATTGATCAAAACCAATTTGCACCAGGTTCAATGCTTCCAAAAGTACAAGCTGTTATGTCATTTGTTAAAAAAACTAATGGTAAACCAGCTTATATTGGTTCACTAGAACAAGCTGATAAAGTTTTACAAAACCTAAATGGAACTAAATTTATTAAATAA
- a CDS encoding ROK family protein translates to MKKILGIDLGGTSAKVGVILQNGDLEHSFSITNPKTKIIENLYFEISKILKTLNIDENDIMLVGITAPGFVDHNKGIVVMAPNIENGWFNYDLKTEAEFLFKKPVYVINDVNAAALGEYRKGSGLVYKSGLFYWLGTGIGGAIICDGKLISGSHGFAGEFGHGGSNNHILKCNCGLNNCIEKVCSATTIPNSLLTILKNKYLEFYNKHFLNIKNLDMKLLFEIYNNLNKPIELKNSLLEVYDELFNHMSLLIHALDPEVVVIGGGSLAGNNLLELFQLGVKNKLTDSYKDIVDFKLALLKNDAGMIGAAFYALEQSLKTN, encoded by the coding sequence ATGAAAAAAATATTAGGAATAGATCTTGGTGGGACTTCAGCAAAAGTTGGAGTAATTTTACAAAACGGAGATTTAGAACATAGTTTTTCTATAACTAATCCAAAAACTAAAATTATAGAAAACTTATATTTTGAAATTTCAAAAATTTTAAAAACTTTAAATATTGATGAAAATGACATTATGTTAGTTGGAATTACAGCTCCTGGGTTTGTTGATCATAATAAAGGAATTGTAGTTATGGCTCCAAATATTGAAAATGGATGATTTAATTATGATTTAAAAACCGAAGCTGAATTTCTATTTAAAAAACCTGTTTATGTTATTAATGATGTTAATGCTGCTGCACTTGGTGAATATAGAAAAGGTTCAGGATTAGTTTATAAATCAGGATTATTTTATTGATTAGGAACTGGAATTGGTGGAGCAATTATTTGTGATGGAAAACTAATTTCTGGATCGCATGGATTTGCTGGAGAATTTGGACATGGTGGAAGTAATAATCACATTTTAAAATGTAATTGTGGTTTAAATAATTGTATTGAAAAAGTATGTTCAGCAACAACTATACCAAATTCACTTTTAACAATTTTAAAGAATAAATATTTGGAATTTTATAATAAGCATTTTTTAAATATTAAAAATTTAGATATGAAACTTTTATTTGAAATCTATAATAATTTAAACAAGCCAATAGAATTAAAAAACAGTTTATTAGAAGTTTATGATGAATTGTTTAACCATATGTCATTACTAATACACGCTTTAGATCCTGAAGTTGTTGTTATTGGTGGTGGTTCATTAGCTGGAAATAATTTATTAGAATTATTTCAATTAGGAGTTAAAAATAAATTAACAGATTCTTATAAAGATATAGTTGATTTTAAACTAGCTTTATTAAAAAATGATGCTGGTATGATTGGTGCTGCTTTTTATGCACTAGAACAATCACTAAAAACAAATTAA
- a CDS encoding serine hydrolase domain-containing protein: MEFVNIEKTINSFIDKKYFKNAAIRIAKDKKIIYSKQFGYNDQNNTILLKGDEIYQAYSMTKPITTLAALLLIDKKLISLDDDLSKYIPSFKNKNIKIWNLLTMTSGLTYSGNKTNTQLQIKKVLDDWKINNYTLKQLCDELSKVDLLFVPSTNWYYGLSLDVLSRVIEVVSNKSYRDFVKEEIFNKLNMNDSDYYLFDKNRKANVFRWTYKDDQNHLDQVENFDFLFQSIDKLPVCNLGGSGLFTTADDYLKFLNVLIDGKLENGDELISLDLLNQMKSDQLTKNNLKQFFNWNLNEDYSYGFGGRVRIKNQLYPLTEVGEYGWDGLLGSSGLVDTKNKITMTIMLSSHPGHNKLVETEFFDALYQDLRLNNLA; encoded by the coding sequence ATGGAATTTGTTAACATCGAAAAAACAATTAACTCTTTTATAGATAAAAAATATTTTAAAAATGCAGCTATTAGAATTGCTAAAGATAAAAAGATTATTTATTCTAAACAATTTGGATATAATGACCAAAATAATACTATCTTATTAAAGGGTGATGAAATTTATCAAGCTTATTCAATGACAAAACCAATAACTACACTAGCAGCTTTACTTTTAATAGATAAAAAATTAATTAGTTTAGATGACGATTTATCTAAATACATTCCTTCATTTAAAAATAAAAACATCAAAATCTGAAACTTATTAACTATGACTTCTGGTTTGACTTATAGTGGTAATAAAACAAATACTCAACTTCAAATTAAAAAAGTATTAGATGATTGAAAAATTAATAATTATACTTTAAAGCAATTATGTGATGAATTAAGTAAGGTTGATTTATTATTTGTTCCTTCAACTAATTGATATTATGGACTAAGTTTAGATGTGTTAAGTAGAGTAATAGAAGTAGTTTCAAATAAATCATATAGAGACTTTGTAAAAGAAGAAATTTTTAACAAATTAAATATGAATGATTCTGATTATTATTTATTTGATAAAAATAGAAAAGCAAATGTTTTTAGATGAACTTATAAAGATGATCAAAATCATTTAGATCAAGTAGAAAATTTTGATTTTTTATTTCAATCAATTGATAAATTACCAGTATGTAATTTAGGTGGTAGTGGGTTATTTACAACAGCTGATGACTATTTAAAATTTTTAAATGTTTTAATTGATGGAAAATTAGAAAATGGTGATGAATTAATTTCTTTAGATTTATTAAATCAAATGAAATCAGATCAACTTACAAAAAACAATTTAAAACAGTTTTTTAATTGAAATTTAAATGAAGATTATAGTTATGGTTTTGGTGGAAGAGTTAGAATTAAAAATCAATTATATCCACTAACTGAAGTTGGTGAATATGGTTGAGATGGATTATTAGGGTCATCTGGTTTAGTTGATACTAAAAACAAAATCACAATGACAATAATGTTATCATCACATCCCGGACATAACAAACTAGTTGAAACTGAGTTTTTTGATGCTTTATATCAAGATTTAAGATTAAACAATTTAGCTTAA
- a CDS encoding PTS transporter subunit EIIC: MLTQTNKSSFKDKLKAFGANIMPTLSKLSKAFLLPIALLPIAGVFLGVGATITANVSNTSGFWYVGSVMKTMGDVCFANLPVLFCISVALAYTKDSGVAAITALVGFLVLNGIQSALLHDVTTEVMVNGKKETVTHIHLLWYYGNWSVPEKLITNNLGIRSLNTGVLAGIFVGAISAKIYNKFHAVQLPSAISFFSGTKFVPIVSFAVVAPLALIFAMAWPVIGIGFSWIGENSGTLPYGTDSLMFEVVERSLVPFGLHHVFYAPLWWTSAGGSIADALDKMNSAGEQAQNAFKESYNAIHGTSHSSFSEIYNAIKAVDSLYSAQGDQFMAQQILANLKTLNFIDAQNLGLNIGRFQSGKFGFMLLGLPAAALAMWLAAPKENRKQVFGIYFSAAFTCFLTGITEPIEYTFLFVAPWLFYGVHMPLASLAFWATGALQTHVTQTVSGGFIDYIIFAVIPYFGSKAMSATSAFGVLGVAVVLAPIYFCAFYFLIKLFNVKTPGRDGNAEAKLYTKADFKASKGLNVDGSKMSSSTDDKEQARLAKAAAIIEYLGGEENIVDVDSCASRLRLTVVDAKKADIDGIKSLGGTTGALVKGNNIQIVYGGEQEAIKPRMQKLLEQQRQEKMMGHLEMKSEEMKSENMGMTCESDQACDKKDEACGCEKDCMCEEPNKVEEQPVSEMKVEEKVADEMKVEKPKATRAKSTKAKSSASKSTKSTSKSSSKSTKSTSSKTKSTSSKPKTTKAKSTSSKTKTTK; encoded by the coding sequence ATGTTAACACAGACAAACAAGAGTAGTTTTAAAGATAAATTAAAGGCATTTGGTGCTAATATTATGCCTACTTTATCTAAACTAAGTAAAGCATTCTTATTACCTATTGCTTTATTACCGATTGCTGGTGTGTTTTTAGGAGTTGGAGCTACAATCACTGCTAATGTGTCAAATACATCAGGTTTTTGATATGTTGGTAGTGTTATGAAAACAATGGGGGATGTTTGTTTTGCTAACTTACCTGTATTATTCTGTATTTCTGTAGCTTTAGCATATACTAAAGATTCAGGAGTTGCAGCAATTACTGCTTTGGTTGGATTTTTAGTATTAAATGGAATTCAATCAGCATTACTTCACGATGTTACTACTGAAGTAATGGTTAATGGTAAAAAAGAAACTGTAACTCACATTCATTTACTATGATATTATGGTAATTGATCAGTTCCTGAAAAATTAATTACAAATAACTTAGGAATTAGATCATTAAATACAGGGGTTCTTGCTGGTATATTTGTTGGTGCAATATCAGCAAAAATATATAACAAGTTCCATGCTGTTCAACTACCTTCAGCAATTAGTTTCTTTAGTGGTACTAAATTTGTACCTATTGTTTCTTTTGCTGTGGTTGCTCCTTTAGCTTTAATTTTTGCAATGGCATGACCAGTTATTGGTATTGGATTTTCATGAATTGGTGAAAATTCAGGAACTTTACCTTATGGAACAGATTCATTAATGTTTGAAGTTGTTGAGCGTTCATTAGTTCCATTTGGACTACACCACGTGTTTTATGCTCCATTATGATGAACTAGTGCTGGAGGGTCAATCGCTGACGCATTAGATAAAATGAATAGTGCTGGTGAACAAGCACAAAATGCATTTAAAGAATCATACAATGCTATCCACGGCACTTCACACTCATCATTTAGTGAAATTTACAATGCTATTAAAGCCGTTGATTCTTTATATAGTGCACAAGGTGACCAATTTATGGCTCAACAAATCCTAGCTAACTTAAAAACATTAAACTTTATTGATGCACAAAACCTAGGACTAAATATTGGTAGATTCCAATCTGGTAAATTCGGATTTATGTTATTAGGTTTACCTGCTGCAGCATTAGCTATGTGACTAGCAGCACCAAAAGAAAATAGAAAACAAGTATTTGGGATTTATTTCTCAGCTGCGTTTACTTGTTTCTTAACAGGTATTACAGAACCTATTGAATATACATTCTTATTTGTTGCTCCATGATTATTCTATGGTGTTCATATGCCATTAGCTTCACTTGCTTTCTGAGCAACTGGAGCATTACAAACTCATGTTACTCAAACAGTTAGTGGTGGATTTATTGATTATATTATCTTTGCAGTAATTCCATACTTTGGTTCAAAAGCTATGAGTGCTACATCAGCATTTGGAGTATTAGGAGTTGCTGTTGTATTAGCACCAATTTACTTCTGTGCATTCTACTTCTTAATCAAATTATTTAATGTTAAAACACCAGGTAGAGATGGAAATGCTGAAGCTAAATTATACACTAAAGCAGATTTCAAAGCTTCTAAAGGATTAAATGTTGATGGTTCAAAAATGAGTTCATCAACAGATGATAAAGAACAAGCTAGATTAGCAAAAGCTGCAGCTATTATTGAATATCTAGGTGGAGAAGAAAACATTGTTGATGTTGATTCTTGTGCTTCAAGATTAAGATTAACTGTTGTTGATGCTAAAAAAGCTGATATTGATGGAATTAAATCTTTAGGTGGAACAACTGGAGCTTTAGTAAAAGGAAATAACATTCAAATTGTTTATGGTGGAGAACAAGAAGCTATTAAACCAAGAATGCAAAAACTTTTGGAACAACAAAGACAAGAAAAAATGATGGGTCATTTAGAAATGAAATCTGAAGAAATGAAATCAGAAAACATGGGTATGACTTGTGAATCAGATCAAGCTTGTGATAAAAAAGATGAAGCTTGTGGTTGTGAAAAAGATTGCATGTGTGAAGAACCAAATAAAGTTGAAGAACAACCTGTAAGTGAAATGAAAGTTGAAGAAAAAGTAGCTGATGAAATGAAAGTTGAAAAACCAAAAGCAACTAGAGCAAAATCAACTAAAGCTAAATCATCAGCTTCAAAATCTACAAAATCTACTTCTAAATCAAGTTCAAAATCAACTAAGTCAACTAGTTCTAAAACTAAATCAACATCTTCTAAACCAAAAACAACTAAAGCTAAATCAACTAGTTCTAAAACTAAAACAACAAAATAA
- the smpB gene encoding SsrA-binding protein SmpB: MSEHLIVKNKKAYFNYEIIQTYQAGIVLNGPEIKSIRNHDVSINEAFVLIRKKEIYILNMNVKKYQFANYIKGLEETRTRKLLLHKKEIIKILNKIKQENLTIIPVKLYFKNDYVKLEIALAKGKKLHDKRQTIKKRDTERKELKDYK, translated from the coding sequence ATGTCTGAACATTTAATTGTTAAAAATAAAAAAGCTTATTTTAATTATGAAATCATTCAAACTTATCAAGCAGGAATTGTTTTAAATGGTCCAGAAATTAAATCAATTAGAAATCATGATGTTTCTATTAATGAAGCTTTTGTTTTAATTAGAAAAAAAGAGATTTATATTTTAAATATGAATGTTAAAAAATACCAGTTTGCTAATTATATTAAAGGTTTAGAAGAAACTAGAACTAGAAAATTGTTATTACATAAAAAAGAAATAATTAAAATATTAAATAAAATAAAACAAGAAAATCTAACAATTATTCCTGTTAAACTATATTTTAAAAATGATTATGTTAAATTAGAAATCGCTTTGGCTAAAGGTAAAAAACTTCATGATAAAAGACAAACTATTAAAAAAAGAGATACAGAAAGAAAAGAATTAAAAGATTATAAATAA
- the rnr gene encoding ribonuclease R, with amino-acid sequence MESKIIEILKKNHHKISLNKLLTYFKALDYSLVKNYLDQLEKNNNIAISLENNIYLLDEIYKKGTIKLNPKGFGFINDVNDLTTEDHFVAGVDLNNSIHQDEVVYILKQEEDNRLKAIVIDLIKRNKVYLIGEINRSFDKRFLDFIPNDKSFDSFRFVIVNKNEFKYEEFNIIKAKIISCKERKIFIRLIKIIGNSKKASDRILAIAEEFDIKTSFDKQTLDNAKQINLATDKLEKEFLKRQNNSLINKTIVTIDGIDSKDLDDAICVEKLENNNYKLFVAIADVSYFVRYKTALDKEALLRGNSTYLANKVIPMLPNILSDDLCSLNPNTKKLVFVCEMEFDNNANMLNKKVYESVIISKARLNYDEVNNYFKTKTWTHDDQTKKMLDIAYELYKKLEDLKAKKGTISFDVREPKIILDKNLNVIDIKTKTADQAEKLIEQFMVSCNEAVAELIYQKDLPFLYRNHNKPDEDELINWYKSLKTFGINPKLTNKQVLDPIFINHTLSQIKEQIKDETEVELLNISLLRYMDKAKYGLENIGHFGLASDCYTHFTSPIRRYPDLLVHRYLKQYLITKDLEKTSLENNTNYVNKVSNIINDTETKSVECEREVIKACMCEYMLNKVNNTYTATISAVLKFGIFIQLDNLVEGLVHISNMNSDLVYDETNRILIKPDNTYYRMGQKVKVKLINVDIKKRTIDFVLIE; translated from the coding sequence ATGGAATCTAAAATTATTGAAATTTTAAAAAAGAACCATCATAAAATTAGTTTAAATAAACTTTTAACTTATTTTAAAGCTCTAGATTATTCATTAGTTAAAAACTACTTAGACCAATTAGAAAAAAATAATAACATTGCTATTTCATTAGAAAATAATATTTATTTATTAGATGAAATTTATAAAAAGGGAACTATTAAATTAAATCCAAAAGGTTTTGGTTTTATAAATGATGTTAATGATTTAACTACAGAAGATCATTTTGTTGCTGGAGTTGATTTAAATAATAGTATTCATCAAGATGAAGTAGTTTATATTTTAAAACAAGAAGAAGATAATAGATTAAAAGCTATAGTTATTGATCTAATTAAAAGAAATAAAGTTTATTTAATTGGTGAAATAAATAGAAGTTTTGATAAAAGATTTTTAGATTTCATTCCAAACGATAAGTCATTTGATAGTTTTAGATTTGTAATTGTTAATAAAAATGAATTTAAATATGAAGAATTTAATATTATTAAAGCAAAAATTATAAGTTGTAAAGAACGTAAAATTTTTATAAGACTTATAAAAATTATTGGTAATAGTAAAAAAGCAAGCGATCGTATTTTAGCAATAGCTGAAGAATTTGACATAAAAACTAGTTTTGATAAACAAACTCTAGATAATGCAAAACAAATTAATTTAGCAACTGATAAACTAGAAAAAGAATTTTTAAAAAGACAAAATAATTCTTTAATTAATAAAACGATCGTTACAATTGATGGAATTGATTCAAAAGATTTAGATGATGCAATTTGTGTTGAAAAATTAGAAAACAATAATTATAAACTATTTGTTGCTATTGCTGATGTTTCTTATTTTGTTAGATATAAAACCGCTTTAGATAAAGAAGCTTTGTTAAGAGGTAATTCAACTTATTTAGCAAATAAAGTAATTCCAATGCTACCAAACATTTTATCTGATGATTTGTGTTCATTAAATCCAAATACTAAAAAATTAGTTTTTGTATGTGAAATGGAATTTGATAATAACGCAAACATGTTAAATAAAAAAGTTTATGAATCAGTGATTATTTCTAAAGCTAGATTAAATTATGATGAAGTAAATAATTACTTTAAAACTAAAACTTGAACTCATGATGATCAAACTAAAAAAATGTTAGACATAGCATATGAGTTGTATAAAAAACTAGAAGATCTAAAAGCTAAAAAAGGAACTATTAGTTTTGATGTTAGAGAACCAAAAATTATTTTAGATAAAAATTTAAATGTAATTGATATTAAAACAAAAACAGCTGATCAAGCTGAAAAATTAATTGAACAATTTATGGTAAGTTGTAATGAAGCAGTAGCTGAATTAATCTATCAAAAAGATTTACCATTTTTATATAGAAATCATAATAAACCAGATGAAGATGAACTAATTAATTGATATAAATCACTAAAAACATTTGGAATTAATCCTAAATTAACTAATAAACAAGTTTTAGATCCAATATTTATTAATCACACTTTAAGTCAAATTAAAGAACAAATTAAAGATGAAACTGAAGTTGAATTATTAAATATTTCTTTATTAAGATATATGGATAAAGCTAAATATGGATTAGAAAATATTGGTCATTTTGGTTTAGCTAGTGATTGTTATACTCATTTTACTTCTCCAATTAGAAGATATCCAGATTTATTAGTTCATAGATATCTAAAACAATATCTAATTACAAAAGATCTAGAAAAAACTAGTTTAGAAAATAATACAAATTATGTTAATAAAGTAAGTAATATTATTAATGATACTGAAACTAAAAGTGTTGAATGTGAAAGAGAAGTTATTAAAGCGTGTATGTGTGAATATATGTTAAATAAAGTTAATAATACTTATACAGCAACAATTTCAGCAGTTTTAAAATTTGGAATTTTTATTCAATTAGATAATTTAGTTGAAGGATTAGTTCATATTTCAAATATGAATAGTGATTTAGTTTATGATGAAACTAACCGTATTTTAATTAAACCTGATAATACTTATTATAGAATGGGTCAAAAAGTCAAAGTTAAACTAATTAATGTTGATATTAAAAAAAGAACAATTGATTTTGTTTTAATAGAATAA
- the secG gene encoding preprotein translocase subunit SecG, whose protein sequence is MINLLASTTKLAQQLILGFEIFIFIIAFIMIAIGLLQNKQSQTGLSALNGGNEELFSNSKERGLDKTLSIWMLVLGIIFFIIALTISIITNTML, encoded by the coding sequence ATGATAAATCTATTAGCTTCAACAACTAAATTAGCTCAACAATTAATTTTAGGATTTGAAATCTTTATTTTTATTATTGCTTTTATAATGATCGCTATAGGTTTATTACAAAATAAACAATCTCAAACTGGACTAAGTGCTTTAAATGGTGGAAACGAAGAATTGTTTTCTAATTCAAAAGAACGTGGGTTAGACAAAACTCTTTCTATTTGAATGCTGGTTTTAGGAATTATATTTTTTATAATAGCTTTAACAATAAGCATCATTACAAACACTATGTTATAA
- the nrdF gene encoding class 1b ribonucleoside-diphosphate reductase subunit beta, which translates to MAKEQKYYHESVSPIEFVKNNFKGNLRSVNWNVINDEKDLEVWNRITQNFWLPEKIPVSNDLSSWRSLSSEWQQLVTRTFTGLTLLDTVQATVGDVAQIEHSLTDHEQVIYSNFAFMVGVHARSYGTIFSTLCSSEQIEEAHEWVVKTETLQKRAKALIPYYTGTDPLKSKVAAALMPGFLLYGGFYLPFYLSARGKLPNTSDIIRLILRDKVIHNYYSGYKYQKKVAKLPVEKQAEMKEFVFKLLYELIDLETAYLKELYAGFDIVDDAIRFSVYNAGKFLQNLGYDSPFSEEETRIEPEIFNQLSARADENHDFFSGNGSSYVMGVSVETEDEDWEF; encoded by the coding sequence ATGGCAAAAGAACAAAAATATTATCATGAATCAGTTTCACCAATCGAATTTGTTAAAAATAATTTTAAAGGAAATTTAAGATCAGTTAATTGAAATGTTATTAATGATGAAAAAGATCTAGAAGTTTGAAATAGAATTACTCAAAACTTTTGATTACCAGAAAAAATTCCAGTATCAAATGATTTATCATCATGAAGAAGTTTATCTAGTGAATGACAACAATTAGTAACTAGAACTTTTACTGGTTTAACTTTATTAGATACAGTTCAAGCAACTGTTGGAGATGTTGCTCAAATTGAACACTCATTAACTGATCATGAACAAGTAATTTATTCTAATTTTGCTTTTATGGTTGGTGTTCATGCGCGTTCTTATGGAACTATTTTTTCAACATTATGTTCAAGTGAACAAATTGAAGAAGCTCATGAGTGAGTTGTTAAAACTGAAACTTTACAAAAAAGAGCAAAAGCTTTAATTCCATACTATACAGGAACTGACCCATTAAAATCTAAAGTTGCAGCCGCTTTAATGCCTGGATTTTTATTATATGGGGGATTTTACTTGCCATTTTATTTATCTGCTAGAGGTAAATTACCAAATACTTCAGATATCATAAGACTAATTTTAAGAGATAAAGTAATTCATAATTATTATAGTGGTTATAAATATCAAAAAAAGGTTGCTAAATTACCAGTTGAAAAACAAGCTGAAATGAAAGAGTTTGTTTTTAAATTATTATATGAATTAATTGATTTAGAAACTGCCTATTTAAAAGAATTATATGCTGGATTTGATATTGTTGATGATGCTATTAGATTTAGTGTTTATAATGCTGGTAAGTTTTTACAAAACCTAGGATATGATTCACCATTTAGTGAAGAAGAAACTAGAATTGAACCAGAAATTTTTAACCAATTATCTGCAAGAGCTGATGAAAATCACGATTTCTTTTCTGGAAATGGTTCTTCATATGTGATGGGAGTTTCAGTTGAAACAGAAGACGAAGACTGAGAATTTTAG
- the nrdI gene encoding class Ib ribonucleoside-diphosphate reductase assembly flavoprotein NrdI, with amino-acid sequence MHSNVKKVTDKDVIKPVGIPFVVYFSSISNNTHRFIQKLEIENIRIPYELDQSISVDRDYVLVTPTYSGGGEYVEGAVPKQVIKFLNNKENRSFCRGVISSGNTNFGDTFGIAGPIISKKLNVPFLYQFELLGTQHDVSQIKQILLKFWEDGNNERK; translated from the coding sequence ATGCACTCAAATGTTAAAAAAGTTACAGATAAAGATGTAATTAAACCAGTTGGTATACCTTTTGTAGTTTATTTTTCTTCAATTTCAAATAACACTCATAGATTTATTCAAAAACTAGAAATTGAAAATATTAGAATTCCTTATGAATTAGATCAATCAATCAGTGTTGATCGTGATTATGTTTTAGTTACTCCAACTTATAGTGGTGGGGGAGAATATGTTGAAGGTGCTGTACCAAAACAAGTAATTAAATTTTTAAATAATAAAGAAAATAGAAGTTTTTGTAGAGGTGTTATTTCATCTGGTAACACTAATTTTGGTGATACTTTTGGAATTGCTGGACCAATTATTTCTAAAAAATTAAATGTTCCTTTTTTATACCAATTTGAATTATTAGGAACTCAACATGATGTTAGTCAAATAAAACAAATACTATTAAAGTTTTGAGAGGATGGTAATAATGAAAGAAAATAA